A part of Desulfomicrobium baculatum DSM 4028 genomic DNA contains:
- the aprB gene encoding adenylyl-sulfate reductase subunit beta — protein sequence MPTFVDPAKCDGCKGGEKTACMYICPNDLMILDPVEMKAYNQEPAACWECYSCIKICPQGAITARPYADFAPMGGTCIPLRGAEDIMWTVQFRNGEVKRFKFPIRTTVEGSIKPFEGKPEGANLEDELLFTETALATPKEALGQKIEVGEADLKVTFKSAVA from the coding sequence ATGCCAACCTTTGTTGATCCAGCAAAGTGTGATGGATGCAAGGGCGGTGAAAAGACTGCCTGTATGTACATCTGTCCTAACGACCTGATGATCCTGGACCCTGTAGAGATGAAGGCTTACAATCAGGAGCCGGCCGCTTGCTGGGAATGTTACTCCTGTATCAAGATTTGTCCCCAGGGCGCGATCACCGCTCGTCCGTATGCTGACTTCGCCCCCATGGGCGGCACCTGCATCCCGCTGCGCGGCGCAGAAGACATCATGTGGACCGTTCAGTTCCGCAATGGCGAAGTAAAGCGCTTTAAGTTCCCCATCCGCACCACTGTGGAAGGTTCCATCAAGCCCTTCGAAGGTAAGCCCGAAGGCGCGAACCTGGAAGATGAGCTTCTGTTCACCGAGACCGCTTTGGCAACTCCCAAAGAAGCTCTTGGCCAGAAGATTGAAGTCGGTGAAGCAGACCTGAAGGTCACCTTCAAGTCGGCCGTCGCCTAA
- the sat gene encoding sulfate adenylyltransferase, with product MALVPPHGGKGLVCCLLQGAELAAEQKKAAGLKKIDISPRAKGDLIMMGIGGFSPLSGFMTKADWKSVCENFTLADGTFWPVPVTLDMDEEVKVGEEIALFDPKKGVFMATMKVTEVYEMTDADKKWECEKVYKGQGEESADDKFWEIAPKDHPGVQMVMAQKKYNVAGPVKVLSEGDYRDRFPGCYMSPAEARATFEEKGWSKVAALQLRNPMHRSHEYLAKIAVEVCDGVFIHSLVGNLKPGDIPAEVRIKCIDTLIDKYFVKANVVQGGYPLDMRYAGPREGLLHATFRQNYGVSDMLIGRDHAGVGDFYGLFEAQEIFDRVPKNLGAGKDLVTQPMKIDWTFYCYKCDGMASLRTCPHSKDDRVVLSGTKLRKALSEGAEVVDHFGRDEVLVILREYYSTLTEKVEVKMQGAASGAAM from the coding sequence ATGGCTCTCGTACCCCCGCATGGTGGAAAAGGTTTGGTTTGCTGTCTGCTTCAGGGTGCCGAATTGGCTGCCGAGCAGAAAAAGGCCGCAGGACTGAAGAAGATCGATATCAGCCCCCGCGCCAAGGGCGACCTGATCATGATGGGCATCGGCGGCTTCAGCCCGCTGAGCGGCTTCATGACCAAGGCCGACTGGAAGTCCGTGTGTGAGAATTTCACCCTGGCCGACGGGACCTTCTGGCCCGTGCCCGTGACCCTGGATATGGATGAAGAAGTTAAGGTTGGCGAAGAGATCGCTCTGTTCGACCCCAAGAAGGGCGTTTTCATGGCCACCATGAAGGTCACCGAAGTTTACGAAATGACCGACGCCGACAAGAAGTGGGAATGCGAGAAGGTCTACAAGGGCCAGGGCGAAGAGTCCGCTGACGACAAGTTCTGGGAAATCGCCCCCAAGGATCACCCCGGCGTGCAGATGGTTATGGCTCAGAAGAAATACAATGTTGCCGGCCCGGTCAAGGTCCTCTCCGAAGGCGACTACCGCGACAGATTCCCCGGTTGCTACATGTCCCCGGCCGAAGCCCGCGCCACCTTCGAAGAAAAGGGCTGGAGCAAGGTTGCCGCTCTGCAGCTGCGTAACCCCATGCACCGCTCCCACGAATATCTGGCCAAGATCGCTGTTGAAGTTTGCGACGGCGTTTTCATTCACTCCCTGGTCGGCAACCTGAAGCCCGGCGACATCCCGGCCGAAGTCCGCATCAAGTGCATCGATACCCTTATCGACAAGTACTTTGTGAAGGCCAACGTCGTTCAGGGCGGCTACCCCCTGGATATGCGTTATGCCGGTCCCCGCGAAGGCCTGCTGCACGCCACCTTCCGCCAGAACTACGGCGTTTCCGACATGCTGATCGGCCGCGACCATGCCGGTGTCGGTGACTTCTACGGCCTGTTCGAGGCTCAGGAAATCTTTGATCGCGTTCCCAAGAACCTGGGCGCCGGCAAGGATCTGGTCACCCAGCCCATGAAGATCGACTGGACCTTCTACTGCTACAAGTGCGACGGCATGGCCTCTCTGCGCACCTGCCCGCACAGCAAGGACGACCGCGTTGTTCTGTCCGGCACCAAGCTGCGCAAGGCTCTGTCCGAAGGCGCCGAGGTTGTCGATCACTTTGGTCGCGACGAAGTCCTGGTCATCCTGCGCGAATACTACTCCACGCTGACTGAAAAGGTCGAAGTGAAGATGCAGGGTGCCGCTTCCGGCGCAGCCATGTAG